The genomic interval AACCAGGAACAGAAGATCCGGGAAATTTGCCAGGGTTTGAAACCTGCTTTTGGAGATGTATTGCCCTATGCAGAAAAAGTAGTAAGTTATTACTGGGGCGGCGATGCATTCAGTAAGGGGGCTTATGCTATTTATGATACACACCAGTGGTTTGGCATCCGGGAAAACCTTGCAAAACCATTCAGAAATATATCCTTTGCCGGAGAACACCTGGCCGACTGGCAGGGTTTTATGGAAGGAGCCATCCAAACCGGAGAAGATGCCGCTAAAGGCTTGCTTACATAGTAGGTAATGTAACAAGTTTCATTTCGGGAGGATTTTTTTCTGTATAAAAGCATCAGCCGTTTCTATAACTTTTTCCACTTTTTCGGCTAATGATTCTTCAGCGAGGGGTAGGGTATATACTTTTTCTGTATCTCGTTTATCCAGTCCGAAGAGGTAGGCTTTGTCGTAATAAGCGAGCGAAAGGTCGGCAACGGTAGCATAATCCCTGGCATGTAAGGCTTCCATGGCTAAATTGAAATGTAAACCGCCCATTCTTTTTTTGATACGCTCCAAGGCTTGTTCCAGTAAGTGATGATCAAAGCCGGTGTAATCTTGTACCAGCCGTTCAATGCGGATGAGTTTGGGCACATCTATAAAAATAACTGGTGCTTGCCTGATCCGGTTGTAAATAGCCGCAGGCAACCTTACGGTACCTATGGTAATACTCTCATCTTCCACCCATATTCTTCGTCTTAGGTCCAGTTTATGCAAAGCCGCATGTAAATTATTTTCAAATTGCTCAGTAGTGGGTTGCGGCAGTTCACCAATAGCCCCAAAAGAAGAACCTTTGTGGTGAGCTAATCCTTCCAGGTCAATTACCTGTTCACCGGCTCTGGCAAGTTCCTGTAGGAGTTCAGTTTTTCCGCTTCCGGTTTTTCCGCCCAGTACAATAAAAGGGAAAGGTTGTTCAAATAAATGTAATACTTCCTGCCGGTAGGCCTTATAACCTTTTTGCAGGGTATCTACTTTGAATCCGGTAGTACCCAACAGCCATGCAAAACTTCCGCTACGCATACCACCCCGCCAGCAGTGCACCAATGCTTCACCAGCAGGAGCTAGTTTTTTAGCACTTTTTACAAAACCAGACATTTTTGGACCTACAATATCCAGTCCCAGCAGAATAGCTGCTTCTTTGCTTACCTGTTTGTATTTGGTGCCGACTTTTGCCCGTTCCTCATTATCGAAGAGTGGAATGTTGTATGCGCCAGGAATATGTCCGTGTGCAAATTCTCCAGGCGAACGTACATCAATTACAGGCAGAGCTTGTGCCTTTTCCAAAAAATCGTTTACTACAAGCGAAGACATAGCGATAATTATAAATTACGAATGACTAATTATGGATTACATTCATTTAAAAGATAATCTGGAACCAGGATTTTCAGGATTAATGGATTAGCAGAATTAGGGTTATTAAAGTCCTGTAAATCCTCTAATTTGTGTAATCCAGGTTCCATACTATTATTGATTCAGTTCTTTCAGATATAACTGAATGGTATTTTCCAGACCCAGATACAGAGCATCACAAATTAAAGCATGCCCAATAGATACTTCGAGCAAGCCCGGAATATTCTGCTGCAAATACCTCAGGTTATCTAAATCCAGGTCGTGCCCGGCATTTATACCAAGTCCTGCATCATTGGCAACTTTTGCCGCCCGTACATACGGTGCAATGGCCAGCTGACGGTTATTTAGATACAGTCTGGCATAACTTTCTGTATACAATTCAATACGGTCGGTACCCGTATTTGCTGCGCCTTCCACCATTTTCTCTACCGGATCAACAAAAATGGAAGTGCGGATGCCCAAACTTTTGAGTTCATATATAATTCCCTCAAGCAATGATTGATTATCGATCGTATCCCATCCGGCATTAGAAGTGATCGCATCTGGTTTATCGGGTACCAGAGTCGCCTGCGTAGGTTTTACCCGTTTAACCAGCTCCATATATCGTTTATCCGGATACCCTTCTATATTAAATTCAGTCGTAACCAGATTTTGTAGATCCAGCACATCCTGGTAGCGGATATGGCGCTCATCGGGCGGGGATGTACTGTAATTCCCTGGGCTCCAAAACGTTCACAATCCTGGGCTACTTTCAGTACATCCGGGTTATTATGTCCGCGAGAATTCCGCAGGGTAGCAATTTTATTGATATTTACGCTAAGTTTAGTCATTCACTTTAATTTTATACTAATTTTGAGGCAGATTAATTACGAATTACGAATTACGAATTACGAATTACGAATTACGAATTACGAATTACGAATTACGAATTACGAATTACGAATTACATTCTTTTAAAAGTTTATTCTCAAACCTGGATTTTTAAAATTTAGAGATAAACAGGATTCTATATCATGACACAAATAAAATCCTGAGAATCTTATAATCCCATAAATCCAGGTTCCAGAAACAAATTTATCATTCAACACTTAAAAACCTATGGCTTTAAAACAACAAATTGAAGGCGACATTAAAAATGCCATGCTTGCTAAAGACAAAGATGCCTTACGGGCTTTACGGGCAATCAAATCACTGATCTTACTGGAGGAAACAAAAGAAGGAGCGGGCGGTGAACTTACCCAGGATGCTGAAATGAAATTACTCACCAAAGCAGCCAAACAAAGAAGGGAATCGGCAGACATTTATAAAACTCAGAACCGGGAAGATCTGGCCAGTGCTGAATTGCAGGAACTGGAAATTATTGAGCGATACCTGCCCAAACAATTGTCAGTAGCCGATATACAGGCAAAATTACGCGATATTATTAGCAGGGTAGGTGCCAAAGGACCGGCAGACATGGGCAAAGTAATGGGTGTAGCAACCAAAGAACTGGCTGGCCAGGCAGATGGAAAAGTAGTATCGGCTCAGGTAAAAGAATTGTTGAGTTCGCTGTGAGTATTAGCTGAAGGTCATTTGTAGCTGGTCATAGGTTTACCCTATGTAAATAAATAGATTAACCTATACATGACCTGTTACAAATGACCTTTAATTTATCCTACGAACCTTGTACTTATGAAGACAATTGATATACTAATTCTGCTTCCGCTGCTGCTGGGTGCGTATAACGGCTATAAACGGGGCTTACTGCTTGAAATTATTGCGGTATTTGCCTTTATTCTGGCAGTTGTGCTTGGTTTTAAATTGATGGATGTTAGCTTAGACTGGCTATCTCCCTATTTTGGAGGCAATGGGAGTACCAATCGTTTTTTGCCGTATTTTGCTTTTGCTATTATATTTTTCCCGATTATTTTCATGGTAAATAAGCTGGGAAGTCTGCTCCGTAAAACGCTGCAATATACGCTGATCGGTAGTTTTGATAGCATGGCAGGAGCTATAGTGGGTATATTTACCTGGGCTTTTGGGATCAGCGTTTTTTTATGGCTGATTCATGCGGTGGGTGTGATTATTCCATCTGATGCCACTACCGAAACTTATATTTATCCGGTAATCCGTCCTATTGCGCCAACCATCATCAGCAAAGCTTCTTTCCTGTTCCCCATGGGCGAAGATCTGATTGAATCGGTGAAAGAAACCTTTCAGAAAATAAATGATTAATCAAAAGCCGGATTGTGGCTAATAAATGTAGCTTATTCTGAGCCAGGTTTATATAGATCTGGTTCATCATAAAGCATAATACATCAAATCCGTAGCTAATGTGCTATCGTATGTGAGATATTCACAATATTTCTGAAATTCTAAAATCATGAAAACAGAAACCTTACCGGTGCGCGTCATTTTCAGGCCAATACGGTTTGTACTCGCTGGTATCGTTCTTTTGCTTCTTTGGATACTGACTGATATTTATATTCCCATACAGAACAACATCCGGAATTTTGAGGCAACAGAAGTGGCCAGGCTGGACACTGAGATGTGGCGTTCCTATTACGACCGGAAACCAGTCGTATTGTTCAACCAGTTAGCAGAGCTCATGCGGAAGCAGTTTCATGCCCCCTTTTTTAGATCGTACCTTATGGCCTACCAGGCAGCCAAAGCTGCTTTTGTTTTTAAAGACGGAGAAAATCGCTCTGACTATGAAAAAGCCTTACCTTATTTGGTTGATTTCTATGGAAACATTGAACTAATGAGCAAC from Rhodocytophaga rosea carries:
- the mnmH gene encoding tRNA 2-selenouridine(34) synthase MnmH, producing the protein MSSLVVNDFLEKAQALPVIDVRSPGEFAHGHIPGAYNIPLFDNEERAKVGTKYKQVSKEAAILLGLDIVGPKMSGFVKSAKKLAPAGEALVHCWRGGMRSGSFAWLLGTTGFKVDTLQKGYKAYRQEVLHLFEQPFPFIVLGGKTGSGKTELLQELARAGEQVIDLEGLAHHKGSSFGAIGELPQPTTEQFENNLHAALHKLDLRRRIWVEDESITIGTVRLPAAIYNRIRQAPVIFIDVPKLIRIERLVQDYTGFDHHLLEQALERIKKRMGGLHFNLAMEALHARDYATVADLSLAYYDKAYLFGLDKRDTEKVYTLPLAEESLAEKVEKVIETADAFIQKKILPK
- a CDS encoding GatB/YqeY domain-containing protein, which translates into the protein MALKQQIEGDIKNAMLAKDKDALRALRAIKSLILLEETKEGAGGELTQDAEMKLLTKAAKQRRESADIYKTQNREDLASAELQELEIIERYLPKQLSVADIQAKLRDIISRVGAKGPADMGKVMGVATKELAGQADGKVVSAQVKELLSSL
- a CDS encoding CvpA family protein, translating into MKTIDILILLPLLLGAYNGYKRGLLLEIIAVFAFILAVVLGFKLMDVSLDWLSPYFGGNGSTNRFLPYFAFAIIFFPIIFMVNKLGSLLRKTLQYTLIGSFDSMAGAIVGIFTWAFGISVFLWLIHAVGVIIPSDATTETYIYPVIRPIAPTIISKASFLFPMGEDLIESVKETFQKIND